The following coding sequences lie in one Pelecanus crispus isolate bPelCri1 chromosome 9, bPelCri1.pri, whole genome shotgun sequence genomic window:
- the PHYHD1 gene encoding phytanoyl-CoA dioxygenase domain-containing protein 1 isoform X2 — MALVTQHQIQKFHKDGFLVLEHFFTAEECDSMRNQIQRIVAEMEVPPHCRTEFSTKEEEQLQAQGSSDYFLTSGDKIRFFFEKGVLDERGNFLIPKEKSISKIGHALHAYDPVFKQITHSSKVQQPGIGGEVTPHQDATFLHTEPLGRILGFWIALEDATQENGCLWFIPGSHTSGITRRMVRAASGTSTCVEFVGSEPAYDNSQFIPLPISKGGLILIHGEVVHKSELNSSESSRHAFTFHVMEAKDTSWSKENWLQPTPELPFPSLYT; from the exons ATGGCACTTGTAACCCAGCATCAGATCCAAAAG TTCCACAAGGATGGCTTCCTTGTCCTAGAGCATTTTTTCACCGCAGAGGAGTGTGACAGCATGAGGAACCAGATTCAGAGAATCGTAGCAGAGATGGAAGTGCCACCGCACTGCCGCACTGAGTTCTCCACCaaggaagaggagcagctccAGGCGCAG GGTAGCTCGGATTATTTCCTAACCAGTGGAGACAAGATTAGATTCTTCTTTGAGAAAGGTGTTTTGGATGAGAGAG gtAACTTTCTAATTCCAAAGGAGAAATCCATCAGCAAGATTGGCCACG CTTTACATGCTTATGATCCTGTCTTCAAGCAAATCACCCACTCCTCCAAGGTGCAG CAACCTGGCATTGGTGGTGAAG TGACCCCACACCAGGATGCCACTTTCCTGCacacggagcctctgggcagAATCCTGGGCTTCTGGATTGCCCTGGAGGATGCCACGCAGGAGAACGGCTGCTTGTGGTTCATTCCTGGCTCTCACACCA GCGGAATTACCCGGAGAATGGTTCGTGCAGCTTCAGGTACCTCAACATGTGTGGAGTTTGTAGGCTCAGAGCCGGCCTACGATAACAGCCAGTTCATACCTCTGCCTATAAGTAAAG GTGGACTCATTCTCATCCACGGTGAAGTCGTCCATAAGAGTGAACTGAACAGCTCGGAGTCTTCTCGCCACGCGTTCACCTTCCATGTGATGGAAGCCAAAGACACCAGCTGGAGCAAAGAGAACTG GCTCCAGCCAACTCCTGAACTGCCTTTTCCATCGCTCTACACTTGA
- the PHYHD1 gene encoding phytanoyl-CoA dioxygenase domain-containing protein 1 isoform X1, translating into MALVTQHQIQKFHKDGFLVLEHFFTAEECDSMRNQIQRIVAEMEVPPHCRTEFSTKEEEQLQAQGSSDYFLTSGDKIRFFFEKGVLDERGNFLIPKEKSISKIGHALHAYDPVFKQITHSSKVQELGRKLGLERPVVVQSMYIFKQPGIGGEVTPHQDATFLHTEPLGRILGFWIALEDATQENGCLWFIPGSHTSGITRRMVRAASGTSTCVEFVGSEPAYDNSQFIPLPISKGGLILIHGEVVHKSELNSSESSRHAFTFHVMEAKDTSWSKENWLQPTPELPFPSLYT; encoded by the exons ATGGCACTTGTAACCCAGCATCAGATCCAAAAG TTCCACAAGGATGGCTTCCTTGTCCTAGAGCATTTTTTCACCGCAGAGGAGTGTGACAGCATGAGGAACCAGATTCAGAGAATCGTAGCAGAGATGGAAGTGCCACCGCACTGCCGCACTGAGTTCTCCACCaaggaagaggagcagctccAGGCGCAG GGTAGCTCGGATTATTTCCTAACCAGTGGAGACAAGATTAGATTCTTCTTTGAGAAAGGTGTTTTGGATGAGAGAG gtAACTTTCTAATTCCAAAGGAGAAATCCATCAGCAAGATTGGCCACG CTTTACATGCTTATGATCCTGTCTTCAAGCAAATCACCCACTCCTCCAAGGTGCAG GAATTGGGAAGAAAACTAGGCCTTGAGAGACCGGTAGTTGTGCAAAGCATGTACATCTTCAAG CAACCTGGCATTGGTGGTGAAG TGACCCCACACCAGGATGCCACTTTCCTGCacacggagcctctgggcagAATCCTGGGCTTCTGGATTGCCCTGGAGGATGCCACGCAGGAGAACGGCTGCTTGTGGTTCATTCCTGGCTCTCACACCA GCGGAATTACCCGGAGAATGGTTCGTGCAGCTTCAGGTACCTCAACATGTGTGGAGTTTGTAGGCTCAGAGCCGGCCTACGATAACAGCCAGTTCATACCTCTGCCTATAAGTAAAG GTGGACTCATTCTCATCCACGGTGAAGTCGTCCATAAGAGTGAACTGAACAGCTCGGAGTCTTCTCGCCACGCGTTCACCTTCCATGTGATGGAAGCCAAAGACACCAGCTGGAGCAAAGAGAACTG GCTCCAGCCAACTCCTGAACTGCCTTTTCCATCGCTCTACACTTGA
- the DOLK gene encoding dolichol kinase: MLNKPVLVESLIVFIIVLFVHAVVWDRYSWCAVALAIQAFYVQFKWDRLLQLGGAVFQFRTAANSGLLPASMVIPLLGIVMKERCKSAGIVYFERFGIVVASTGMLVALFLSVIAVGITKPVPTNTCILTGVAGSIIIYTMKHSLTVSEVIEVLEVLLIFVYLSMILLYLLPRCFTPGEALLVLGGISFVLNQLIKRSLNVIEGRGDPIDFFLLVAVVGVVLLGLFFTVLFVFMDSGTWISSMFFHMMTAVLGLGVIMPWLYRLIQRNPLFWLLQFLFQTQTRVYLLVYWTFLAASACGVVFYQNAKRSSESKKHQASTITRKYFHFIVVATYIPGLIYDRQLLYIAAVLCLAVFIFLEYIRYFRIKPFGQTLRHLLSLFLDERDSGPLILTHIYLLLGMSLPVWLFPRSCAPKGTLSGAGALIPYSGVLAVGVGDTIASVFGSTMGEIKWPGTKKTFEGTMTAIFAQIIAVALILIFDSSVNLNSSYAWILVSVSLVSLLEAYTTQIDNLLLPLYLQVMFMA, encoded by the coding sequence ATGTTAAACAAGCCAGTGCTGGTGGAATCCCTGATCGTGTTCATCATTGTTCTCTTTGTGCACGCTGTGGTGTGGGACCGGTATTCCTGGTGCGCTGTCGCTCTCGCCATCCAGGCTTTTTATGTCCAATTCAAATGGGACCGTCTGCTGCAGCTGGGTGGGGCTGTATTCCAGTTCCGTACAGCAGCGAACAGTGGCCTCCTGCCAGCTAGCATGGTCATCCCCTTGTTGGGGATAGTGATGAAGGAGAGGTGCAAGTCCGCTGGCATAGTGTACTTTGAACGTTTTGGCATAGTTGTAGCTTCCACTGGCATGCTGGTTGctctctttctgtctgtaaTAGCGGTTGGCATCACAAAACCTGTGCCAACCAACACTTGCATACTTACCGGTGTTGCTGGCAGTATAATTATCTATACCATGAAGCACTCTCTGACTGTTTCAGAAGTGATAGAGGTCCTAGAAGTGCTGCTAATTTTTGTCTACCTCAGTATGATCTTGCTGTACTTGTTGCCTCGATGCTTTACTCCTGGAGAAGCATTGCTAGTTCTCGGAGGTATAAGTTTTGTTCTCAATCAGCTCATTAAACGCTCACTGAATGTAATTGAGGGCAGAGGCGATCCCATAGACTTTTTCCTTCTGGTAGCAGTTGTTGGAGTTGTtcttcttgggctttttttcacTGTGCTCTTCGTTTTCATGGATTCGGGTACGTGGATCTCCTCCATGTTTTTCCACATGATGACAGCAGTGCTAGGCTTAGGGGTCATCATGCCTTGGCTTTACCGACTGATCCAGAGGAACCCTTTGTTCTGGCTACTCCAGTTTCTGTTTCAGACACAGACAAGAGTTTACCTTCTTGTATATTGGACCTTTTTGGCTGCTTCAGCATGTGGTGTAGTTTTCTACCAGAATGCTAAGAGATCGTCTGAATCTAAAAAACACCAGGCTTCAACTATaacaaggaaatatttccatttcattgttGTAGCTACTTACATTCCTGGACTAATCTATGACCGCCAGCTTCTCTACATCGCTGCAGTACTGTGTCTGGCAGTGTTTATCTTCTTAGAGTATATTCGGTACTTCAGGATCAAACCATTTGGCCAAACCCTTAGGCATTTGCTGTCTCTCTTCTTGGATGAAAGAGACAGTGGACCTCTAATCTTGACTCATATTTATCTCCTCCTTGGCATGTCCCTCCCAGTATGGTTGTTCCCCAGATCTTGTGCTCCTAAAGGTACCTTGTCTGGGGCAGGAGCACTGATCCCCTACTCGGGGGTACTGGCAGTAGGGGTAGGAGACACTATTGCCTCTGTTTTTGGTAGTACAATGGGGGAAATCAAATGGCCAGGAACAAAGAAGACCTTTGAAGGGACAATGACAGCTATTTTTGCTCAGATCATTGCTGTGGCTCTTATTCTGATCTTTGACAGCAGTGTGAATCTGAACTCCAGCTATGCCTGGATTCTGGTGTCTGTGAGTTTAGTTTCTCTTTTGGAAGCTTATACTACCCAAATTGATAATCTACTGTTGCCTCTCTACCTCCAGGTAATGTTTATGGCTTAG
- the LRRC8A gene encoding volume-regulated anion channel subunit LRRC8A: protein MIPVTELRYFADTQPAYRILKPWWDVFTDYISIVMLMIAVFGGTLQVTQDKMICLPCKWVTKDSCNDSVRGWTATTPERTYYNSSLVPSTDTGPTGIRYDLDRHQYNYVDAVCYENRLHWFAKYFPYLVLLHTLIFLACSNFWFKFPRTSSKLEHFVSILLKCFDSPWTTRALSETVVEESDPKPAFGKMNGSMDKKSSTVSEDVEATVPMLQRTKSRIEQGIVDRSETGVLDKKEGEQAKALFEKVKKFRTHVEEGDIVYRLYMRQTIIKVIKFVLIICYTVYYVNNITFDVDCKVDIESLTGYRMYRCAHPLATLFKILASFYISLVIFYGFICMYTLWWMLGRSLKKYSFESIREESSYSDIPDVKNDFAFMLHLIDQYDPLYSKRFAVFLSEVSENKLRQLNLNNEWTLEKLRQRITKNSQDKLELHLFMLSGIPDTVFDLIELEVLKLELIPDVTIPPSIAQLTSLKELWLYHTAAKIEAPALAFLRENLKSLHIKFTDIKEIPLWIYSLKTLEELHLTGNLSAENNRYIVIDGLRELKRLKVLRLKSNLTKLPQVVTDVGVHLQKLSINNEGTKLIVLNSLKKMVNLTELELIRCDLERIPHSIFSLHNLQEIDLKDNNLKTIEEIISFQHLHRLTCLKLWYNHIAYIPMQIGNLTNLERLYLNRNKIEKIPTQLFYCRKLRYLDLSHNNLTSIPPDVGLLQNLQNLAVTANRIESLPPELFQCRKLRTLNLGNNVLQSLPSRVGELTNLSQIELRGNRLECLPVELGECPLLKRSGLVVEEDLFNTLPLEVKERLWRADKEQA, encoded by the exons ATGATTCCAGTCACTGAACTGCGCTACTTTGCTGACACTCAGCCAGCGTACCGCATCCTGAAGCCATGGTGGGATGTCTTCACAGACTACATTTCCATAGTGATGCTGATGATTGCAGTATTTGGAGGGACACTTCAGGTCACCCAAGACAAAATGATTTGTTTGCCCTGTAAATGGGTTACCAAAGACTCTTGCAATGACTCAGTCAGAGGTTGGACAGCCACAACCCCAGAGCGTACCTACTATAATTCTAGTCTTGTTCCCTCTACTGATACAGGGCCTACAGGGATCCGATATGATTTGGATCGGCACCAGTATAACTATGTGGATGCGGTGTGTTATGAGAACCGTCTTCACTGGTttgccaaatattttccttatctGGTGCTGCTACATACTCTCATCTTCCTGGCTTGTAGCAACTTCTGGTTCAAATTCCCAAGGACCAGCTCCAAGCTGGAGCATTTTGTGTCTATTTTGCTGAAGTGTTTTGACTCTCCATGGACAACAAGGGCATTATCTGAGACGGTGGTGGAAGAGAGTGATCCCAAGCCAGCATTTGGGAAAATGAATGGCTCCATGGACAAGAAATCCTCCACAGTCAGTGAGGATGTGGAAGCCACTGTTCCCATGCTGCAGAGAACAAAGTCTCGAATTGAGCAAGGGATTGTGGACCGGTCTGAGACTGGTGTCTTGGACAAAAAGGAAGGTGAACAGGCCAAAGCACTctttgaaaaagtgaaaaagttcCGCACACATGTGGAAGAGGGAGATATAGTTTATCGCCTGTACATGAGACAGACCATCATCAAAGTGATCAAGTTTGTTCTGATCATCTGCTATACTGTTTACTATGTCAACAACATAACATTTGATGTTGACTGTAAAGTAGACATTGAGAGCTTGACTGGCTACAGGATGTACCGCTGTGCTCATCCTTTGGCCACTCTCTTCAAAATCTTGGCATCTTTCTACATCAGTTTGGTGATATTCTATGGCTTCATCTGCATGTACACACTCTGGTGGATGCTGGGGCGATCACTCAAGAAATACTCCTTTGAGTCCATCCGGGAAGAGAGCAGTTACAGTGATATTCCTGATGTGAAAAATGACTTTGCTTTTATGCTCCATCTGATCGATCAGTATGATCCACTGTACTCCAAGCGCTTTGCTGTCTTTCTCTCGGAGGTGAGTGAGAACAAACTGCGGCAGCTGAACCTCAACAATGAGTGGACTTTGGAGAAGCTGCGCCAGAGGATCACAAAGAACTCCCAGGATAAGCTGGAACTGCATCTTTTCATGTTGAGTGGCATTCCTGACACAGTCTTTGACCTCATCGAGCTGGAGGTCTTGAAGCTGGAGCTTATCCCTGATGTCACTATTCCCCCAAGCATTGCTCAGCTCACCAGCCTTAAGGAACTGTGGCTTTACCACACAGCTGCCAAAATTGAGGCTCCAGCACTTGCCTTCTTAAGGGAGAATTTGAAATCTCTCCACATCAAGTTCACAGACATCAAGGAGATTCCTCTTTGGATTTATAGCCTGAAGACACTAGAGGAGCTTCATCTGACAGGGAATTTGAGTGCTGAAAACAACCGGTACATTGTGATAGATGGATTGAGAGAGCTGAAGAGGCTGAAGGTGTTACGGTTGAAGAGTAACCTCACCAAGCTACCACAGGTGGTGACAGATGTTGGTGTGCATCTTCAGAAGCTTTCCATCAACAATGAGGGCACTAAGCTCATTGTTCTCAACAGCCTTAAGAAAATGGTCAACTTGACAGAGCTTGAGCTGATCCGTTGTGACTTGGAACGTATTCCTCACTCTATCTTTAGCCTCCACAATCTGCAGGAGATAGACCTGAAGGACAATAACCTGAAGACCATTGAGGAAATCATCAGCTTCCAGCACTTACATCGTCTCACTTGCCTTAAATTGTGGTACAACCACATTGCCTACATCCCCATGCAAATAGGCAACCTAACCAATTTAGAACGTCTTTACCTGAATCGTAACAAGATAGAAAAGATCCCTACCCAGCTCTTCTATTGCCGAAAACTTCGGTACTTGGATCTCAGCCACAACAACCTGACTTCCATACCACCAGATGTTGGACTTCTTCAAAACCTGCAGAACTTAGCTGTGACAGCGAACAGG attgaGAGTCTCCCACCAGAGCTGTTTCAGTGCAGGAAGCTGAGAACCTTGAACCTGGGAAACAACGTGCTGCAGTCGCTTCCATCCCGGGTTGGGGAGCTGACAAATCTGTCGCAGATAGAGCTACGAGGGAACCGCTTGGAGTGCCTGCCTGTGGAGCTGGGAGAATGTCCTCTGCTGAAACGCAGCGGGCTTGTGGTAGAGGAGGACCTGTTCAACACACTGCCCTTGGAAGTTAAAGAACGGCTGTGGAGGGCAGACAAAGAGCAAGCTTGA